A window from Roseburia sp. 499 encodes these proteins:
- a CDS encoding YigZ family protein, with translation MENKPYKTLYEGGVGEIVEKKSRFIATVEKIDNEEEALAFIAKMKKQYWDARHNCYAFVAGKNHELQRCSDDGEPNGTAGRPMLEVLLREDIHNIVVVVTRYFGGTLLGTGGLVRAYQKSVQEGLRNSIIIERMQGQLLDIHTDYNGIGKIQYIVAQEGISVLDTEYTDKVVVKLIVPIEKMQKLQEAVTEGTNGNAVYQLGEMVEFASIEGKIKIF, from the coding sequence ATGGAAAACAAGCCATACAAGACCTTGTATGAGGGCGGCGTGGGAGAAATTGTCGAAAAGAAATCACGGTTTATTGCAACTGTGGAGAAAATAGATAATGAAGAAGAGGCATTGGCATTTATTGCAAAGATGAAGAAGCAGTATTGGGATGCAAGGCATAACTGTTATGCTTTTGTAGCAGGAAAAAATCATGAATTGCAACGTTGTAGTGATGATGGAGAACCCAACGGAACAGCAGGAAGACCGATGCTTGAAGTATTGTTGCGAGAGGATATTCATAATATTGTGGTAGTAGTTACCAGATATTTTGGCGGAACTCTGCTTGGAACGGGAGGATTGGTACGAGCTTATCAGAAATCTGTACAGGAAGGATTACGCAACAGCATTATTATAGAAAGAATGCAGGGACAACTTCTGGATATTCATACGGATTATAATGGAATAGGAAAAATACAATATATTGTTGCACAAGAAGGGATTTCTGTTTTGGATACAGAATATACCGATAAGGTAGTGGTAAAGTTAATTGTACCAATAGAAAAAATGCAAAAGTTGCAAGAAGCGGTGACGGAAGGAACCAATGGAAATGCAGTCTATCAGCTTGGAGAAATGGTGGAATTTGCATCAATTGAAGGAAAAATAAAAATTTTTTAA
- a CDS encoding C40 family peptidase: MNRNRIRVAACCLTATVVLSSSSFVSNAAPTAGAGNFVSTALATETTNDNSTETSASANAGVSQTFSQYLTQKPTATTVESAIQVVQNETPVVKSEYDDIAIAQVDNYVNVRSTASEDGEVVGKLYNNSAATVLATEGDWYQIHSGNVEGYIKAEFLVVGDAELSKSVGTRVAKVNTQTLNVRKEATTEAGILGQVPNGEELTVVEEIDGWTKVSIEEGDGWVSNEFVETSTHYTTAESKEEEEARLKKEEEERQAAAEAARRASEKSGSSSGNSSSGSSRTYNPPSGGSGQAVADYACQFIGNPYVYGGTSLTNGADCSGFVMSVYAAFGIGLPHSSSGMRSVGYEVSQDAMQPGDIVCYSGHVGIYVGNGTIVNASTEATGIKYTNAYYRNIITVRRIF; this comes from the coding sequence ATGAATAGAAATAGAATCAGAGTAGCAGCTTGTTGTTTGACAGCCACAGTTGTATTATCGAGCAGTTCTTTTGTATCTAATGCTGCACCAACAGCAGGTGCAGGAAACTTCGTTTCTACCGCATTAGCTACAGAAACTACAAATGATAACAGTACTGAAACAAGTGCTTCTGCAAACGCAGGTGTTTCTCAGACTTTTTCTCAATATTTAACACAGAAACCGACAGCAACAACCGTTGAGTCTGCAATTCAGGTAGTTCAGAATGAGACTCCTGTAGTAAAATCTGAATATGATGATATTGCGATTGCACAGGTTGATAATTATGTTAATGTTCGTTCTACTGCAAGCGAAGATGGCGAGGTAGTAGGTAAGTTATATAATAATTCAGCAGCAACTGTTCTTGCAACAGAGGGTGACTGGTATCAGATTCATTCCGGTAATGTAGAAGGTTACATTAAGGCAGAATTTCTTGTAGTTGGAGATGCAGAATTATCTAAGTCAGTTGGAACAAGAGTTGCTAAAGTAAATACTCAGACATTGAATGTTCGTAAGGAAGCAACAACAGAGGCAGGTATTTTAGGACAGGTACCAAATGGGGAAGAGCTTACTGTTGTGGAAGAGATTGATGGATGGACAAAGGTTTCTATTGAAGAAGGAGATGGATGGGTATCTAATGAATTTGTAGAGACAAGTACTCATTATACCACAGCAGAGTCTAAGGAAGAAGAAGAAGCTAGACTGAAGAAGGAAGAGGAAGAAAGACAGGCAGCAGCAGAAGCTGCAAGAAGAGCTTCAGAAAAATCTGGAAGTTCATCAGGAAATAGTTCTTCCGGAAGTAGTCGTACTTATAATCCACCAAGTGGAGGAAGTGGACAGGCAGTAGCAGATTATGCATGCCAGTTTATTGGTAATCCATATGTATATGGTGGTACAAGTTTGACAAATGGAGCAGATTGTTCCGGATTTGTAATGAGTGTATATGCAGCATTTGGTATTGGTTTACCACATTCTTCTAGTGGAATGAGAAGTGTTGGATATGAAGTAAGTCAGGATGCTATGCAGCCAGGCGATATTGTATGCTACAGTGGACATGTAGGAATTTATGTTGGTAATGGTACTATCGTTAATGCAAGTACAGAGGCAACAGGTATTAAGTACACAAATGCATATTATAGAAATATTATTACTGTTAGAAGAATTTTCTAA
- a CDS encoding WecB/TagA/CpsF family glycosyltransferase: MIKKIEILGMNLDNYTVREAMLQVEVYLTNDTMNTIENISMEMLVKAQNDEELKECIEQLDLAIISEKEILKAAGVMSAQRMRETVENEFAREFMKRIVRNNKTVYLLGDTSAQIEKLQEFLTEKYPKLKISGWYALENCTGDFDNIINEINIAEPDVIFSVLPTPQQEYFLRDNVGKFNAKIWYGLGQNYARKRGVSEVAEFAKKLVHKGMLHSMLSHYNKDE, encoded by the coding sequence ATGATAAAGAAGATTGAGATTCTTGGCATGAATCTGGATAACTATACAGTGCGGGAAGCGATGCTTCAGGTAGAAGTATATCTGACGAATGACACAATGAATACAATTGAAAATATTTCGATGGAGATGTTGGTAAAGGCTCAGAATGATGAAGAACTCAAAGAATGCATTGAACAGTTAGATCTTGCCATTATCAGTGAAAAAGAAATATTAAAAGCAGCGGGAGTGATGTCAGCACAGCGTATGCGTGAAACGGTGGAGAATGAATTTGCAAGAGAATTCATGAAACGTATTGTGCGGAATAATAAGACGGTATATTTGTTGGGAGATACCAGTGCGCAAATTGAAAAATTACAGGAATTTTTAACAGAAAAATATCCAAAACTAAAAATAAGCGGTTGGTATGCGTTGGAGAATTGTACCGGAGACTTTGATAATATTATTAATGAAATTAATATTGCAGAACCGGATGTGATTTTTTCTGTTCTACCTACGCCACAACAAGAATATTTCCTGAGGGATAATGTTGGAAAGTTTAATGCGAAGATATGGTATGGGCTAGGGCAAAATTATGCTCGGAAGCGCGGAGTGTCAGAGGTGGCAGAATTTGCAAAGAAACTAGTTCACAAGGGAATGCTTCATAGCATGCTGTCGCACTATAATAAAGATGAATGA
- a CDS encoding CvfB family protein, with protein MRLGEKQELTVVKKVEFGVYLAEAAGAEERVLLPGKRVPVGIKEGDKIEVFVYKDSRDRIIATTAEPKIKMGEYAVLRVVSVQKIGAFLDWGLEKDLFLPYKEQSVKVREGDEILVRLYIDKSSRLCASMRGLYEMLSTDSPYEGGETVQGRVYEFSNNFGAFIAVDDKYSALLPKHEDHSYLRIGEVVEAKIVEVKPDGKLTLTMRDKAYLQMEEDAKHVLEILDQYAGVLPFTDKASPEIIMRETQMSKNAFKRAVGRLYREHKIEIVNHCIRKK; from the coding sequence ATTCGCTTAGGAGAAAAACAGGAATTAACTGTAGTAAAAAAAGTAGAATTTGGTGTGTATCTTGCAGAAGCAGCGGGAGCCGAGGAAAGAGTATTGCTTCCGGGAAAGCGGGTGCCGGTAGGAATCAAAGAGGGAGATAAGATAGAGGTATTCGTTTATAAAGATTCCAGAGACCGAATTATTGCAACGACAGCAGAACCCAAGATAAAGATGGGAGAATATGCCGTTCTTAGAGTGGTGTCTGTACAGAAAATAGGAGCTTTTCTGGATTGGGGATTAGAAAAAGATTTATTTCTTCCATATAAAGAGCAGAGTGTGAAGGTGCGCGAAGGAGACGAGATTCTGGTTCGACTTTATATAGATAAGAGCAGTCGACTTTGTGCAAGTATGCGTGGATTGTATGAAATGCTTTCTACAGATTCACCTTATGAAGGTGGAGAAACAGTTCAGGGACGGGTGTATGAGTTCAGTAATAATTTTGGTGCATTTATTGCAGTGGATGACAAATATTCTGCACTGTTGCCAAAACATGAGGACCATAGTTATCTTAGAATTGGAGAAGTAGTGGAAGCTAAAATTGTGGAAGTGAAGCCGGATGGAAAGTTGACACTGACCATGCGGGATAAGGCATATTTACAGATGGAAGAGGATGCAAAACATGTACTGGAGATATTAGATCAGTATGCGGGCGTATTACCTTTTACGGATAAGGCTTCTCCGGAAATTATCATGCGTGAAACTCAGATGAGTAAAAATGCTTTTAAGAGAGCAGTGGGACGGTTATATCGCGAACATAAAATAGAAATTGTAAATCATTGTATCAGAAAGAAATAG
- a CDS encoding CPBP family intramembrane glutamic endopeptidase — translation MTESKGVNRLYFIIVVLFVAASLIMGRVIPIKLPVYASVLISQAVVLVPALLYCRIRKISIKELIPCRKISFSTGVLVVVTTYLMYPLMIVLNAVTLLFTNSGTASMQNEMANFSLIISTLLIAVIPACVEEFVFRGVLFQTYRKKRVFSAIMLSAFLFGCTHMNLNQFAYATVLGIYLAFLVEGTGSILSSILAHFTLNFTGVLLTRVLKLVSGNQMVSEMQQTGKFVQYGDEFTIMMIFGILIWFVIAIGTTTGAIAIYVYICKKNGRLEQVKAVFRKKTDERMITIPLILAVAVTVVIMVKCF, via the coding sequence ATGACAGAGAGTAAGGGAGTAAACAGACTTTATTTTATCATTGTTGTGTTGTTTGTGGCAGCAAGTTTGATTATGGGACGGGTGATTCCGATAAAATTGCCTGTCTATGCATCCGTTTTAATAAGCCAAGCGGTAGTATTGGTGCCGGCACTTTTGTATTGTCGGATAAGAAAAATATCCATCAAGGAACTAATACCTTGTCGGAAAATTAGTTTTTCTACAGGAGTATTAGTAGTGGTTACTACTTATCTAATGTATCCGTTGATGATAGTATTAAATGCTGTAACACTTTTATTTACAAATTCAGGAACAGCATCTATGCAGAACGAAATGGCTAATTTTAGTCTGATTATTTCTACGTTATTGATTGCTGTGATACCGGCATGTGTAGAAGAGTTTGTATTTCGTGGGGTTTTGTTTCAGACTTATCGGAAGAAAAGAGTGTTTTCAGCAATTATGTTAAGTGCCTTTTTATTTGGATGTACACATATGAATCTGAATCAGTTTGCATATGCCACTGTTTTGGGAATATATCTGGCATTTTTAGTAGAAGGTACAGGAAGTATTCTAAGTTCCATTTTGGCTCATTTTACACTTAACTTTACAGGAGTATTGTTAACGCGAGTATTAAAACTAGTAAGTGGAAATCAGATGGTTTCCGAGATGCAGCAGACTGGAAAATTCGTACAGTATGGGGACGAATTTACCATAATGATGATATTTGGTATTTTAATCTGGTTTGTAATTGCGATTGGAACTACAACTGGAGCGATAGCAATTTATGTGTATATTTGTAAGAAAAATGGACGATTAGAACAAGTAAAGGCAGTTTTCCGAAAGAAAACCGATGAGAGGATGATTACGATTCCATTGATTTTGGCAGTGGCAGTAACGGTTGTGATTATGGTAAAATGTTTTTAA
- a CDS encoding acyl-[acyl-carrier-protein] thioesterase — protein MYSFESKVRYSEVDKEGKITLNAILDYFQDSSFFHSEELGVGIKFLAEQKLAWVLSSWQVEIKRYPFYGEHVKISTWPYDFKGFFGFRNFTMETDEGEMLAYANSIWTLLDLSKGRPTRLTTELMEAYQLSPKFPMSCESRKIELPKETQAKEPFPVHKYHIDTNQHVNNGRYVGMAQEYLPEGKRVWKMRAEYRKAAVYGDVIHPYIAEDGEKTIVNLADGEEKPYAIIELEGSR, from the coding sequence ATGTATAGCTTTGAAAGCAAAGTACGTTACAGTGAAGTAGATAAAGAAGGAAAAATTACATTAAATGCTATATTGGATTATTTCCAGGATAGTAGTTTTTTTCATTCAGAAGAACTTGGTGTAGGGATAAAATTTTTAGCGGAACAGAAACTGGCCTGGGTATTATCTTCTTGGCAAGTTGAGATAAAACGATATCCTTTTTATGGAGAACATGTTAAAATAAGCACATGGCCTTACGATTTTAAGGGATTCTTCGGATTTCGTAATTTTACCATGGAAACGGATGAGGGAGAAATGTTGGCGTATGCTAATTCCATTTGGACGTTATTGGATTTAAGCAAGGGACGTCCTACGCGGTTAACAACAGAACTTATGGAAGCATATCAGTTGTCTCCAAAGTTTCCGATGAGTTGTGAATCACGAAAGATTGAACTACCGAAGGAAACACAGGCAAAAGAGCCGTTTCCGGTGCATAAGTATCATATCGATACGAATCAGCATGTGAATAATGGACGTTATGTAGGTATGGCACAGGAATATTTGCCGGAAGGAAAGAGAGTGTGGAAGATGCGTGCAGAATACCGGAAAGCAGCCGTATACGGAGATGTTATTCATCCCTATATTGCAGAAGATGGAGAGAAAACAATTGTGAATCTGGCAGATGGAGAGGAAAAACCCTATGCTATTATAGAATTGGAGGGAAGTAGATGA
- a CDS encoding transglycosylase domain-containing protein produces MNYGKKGASRKDKQITSTGTLIRKKFTVIFCKSLLVCFLAALVIGGCAGIGILKGIIDAAPDIDDIDPTPTGYLSVVLDDQGNEIATLVASGSNRVYVTLDEIPVDMQHAFVAIEDERFYEHNGIDIKGIIRAGFTGITTGHFSQGASTITQQLLKNNVFDGWTDESWSEKVERKIQEQYLAIQLTKVKSKDWVLENYLNSINLGQNTLGVQAAARRYFGKDVSELTLSESAVIAGITKNPSAYNPVSHPDKNADRRKLVLKNMKEQGYITDKEYEEALADDVYSRIQQVNVEYAETDPNSYFVDALIDQVVQDLVEKKGYTDTQAYKAIYNGGLTIESTQNMAMQQICDEEANNPENYAGDVEYSFSYRLTINKADGTTENYSEQTMLSYYQNSNSDYDINFSSQEEAQAAIDAYKAELMGEGDTIPEGGESVIFTLQPQAAMTVIDQSTGEVKAIVGGRGDKTGSRTLNRATDTTRQPGSTFKVLAAYAPALDTAGMTLATVQDDAPFTYSNGTSLRNYDGTYRGFTTIRYAITKSINVVTVKTLTDISPQVGYDYLKNFGFTTLDQKDIVQSLALGGITNGVTNLELTAAYATIADGGTYTRPRFYTRILDHDGNVLIDNTPETHTVLKETTAFLLTDAMKDVVTAGTGGRANFSGMAIAGKTGTTTKNRDALFAGYTPYYTCVVWCGYDDNSPQNKSGQTNTPKILWKNVMSRIHEGLEYKDFTQPDGIVTATVCKKSGKLAVEGLCDCDPRGSMVETEYFAAGTEPTEVCDHHISATICTISGMLANEFCPAENRQTSVYIIGGSPDTEDGPYLLTDTQNQCTIHNAASVIPQIPSIDPSPGSKTDDSETDGSTPNADQSKLPSDDGNNSSNNTPTHTGEN; encoded by the coding sequence ATGAATTATGGAAAAAAAGGTGCTTCCCGGAAGGACAAGCAGATTACGTCTACCGGAACCTTGATACGTAAGAAATTTACGGTAATATTCTGTAAATCATTACTTGTTTGTTTTTTAGCAGCGTTGGTTATTGGCGGCTGTGCCGGTATAGGAATCCTTAAGGGGATTATAGATGCCGCACCTGACATTGACGATATTGATCCAACACCAACCGGATATCTTTCTGTGGTATTGGATGACCAGGGAAATGAAATTGCAACCCTTGTGGCATCCGGTTCAAACCGTGTTTATGTCACTCTGGATGAAATCCCCGTAGACATGCAGCATGCTTTCGTTGCTATCGAAGATGAACGTTTCTACGAACACAATGGTATTGACATCAAAGGAATTATCCGTGCCGGTTTTACCGGAATCACCACCGGACATTTTTCCCAGGGTGCTAGTACCATTACTCAGCAGCTTCTAAAAAATAATGTATTTGATGGATGGACAGATGAATCTTGGTCCGAAAAAGTAGAACGTAAAATCCAGGAACAATATCTTGCCATACAATTAACAAAAGTCAAGTCCAAGGATTGGGTATTGGAAAACTATTTAAATTCCATTAACCTCGGACAAAATACTTTGGGGGTACAAGCTGCTGCCCGCCGTTACTTTGGAAAAGATGTTTCTGAGCTTACGCTTTCTGAATCAGCCGTAATTGCAGGAATCACCAAGAATCCTTCTGCATACAATCCGGTCAGCCATCCTGATAAAAATGCAGACCGTCGGAAACTGGTTCTGAAAAACATGAAGGAACAGGGCTATATCACAGATAAAGAGTACGAAGAAGCTCTTGCGGATGATGTCTATTCCCGTATTCAACAGGTAAATGTAGAATATGCTGAAACTGATCCTAATTCTTATTTCGTAGACGCATTGATTGATCAAGTCGTTCAGGATCTGGTAGAAAAGAAAGGATATACAGATACACAAGCTTACAAAGCCATTTACAACGGTGGTCTTACAATTGAATCTACGCAAAATATGGCAATGCAGCAAATTTGCGACGAAGAGGCAAATAACCCTGAGAATTACGCTGGGGATGTGGAATATTCATTTTCCTATCGTCTAACAATAAACAAAGCAGATGGAACCACAGAGAACTATAGCGAACAAACTATGCTCTCTTATTATCAGAATTCTAATTCTGACTACGATATAAACTTCTCTTCTCAGGAAGAAGCCCAGGCTGCTATTGATGCCTACAAAGCTGAACTTATGGGTGAAGGTGACACCATTCCTGAAGGTGGTGAATCTGTCATCTTTACACTTCAGCCACAGGCTGCTATGACTGTAATCGACCAATCTACTGGTGAAGTAAAAGCTATTGTCGGAGGACGTGGCGACAAAACCGGAAGCCGTACACTGAATCGTGCTACCGACACTACAAGACAGCCCGGTTCTACCTTCAAAGTACTAGCTGCCTATGCTCCTGCATTAGATACTGCCGGTATGACCCTTGCCACTGTACAGGATGATGCACCGTTTACCTATTCTAACGGTACCTCTCTTCGAAATTACGATGGCACCTACCGTGGCTTTACCACTATAAGATATGCCATTACAAAGTCTATTAACGTAGTAACAGTAAAAACACTTACTGATATTTCTCCGCAGGTAGGATATGATTATCTGAAGAACTTTGGTTTTACCACTCTTGATCAGAAGGATATTGTACAATCTCTGGCACTTGGTGGTATTACGAACGGTGTAACCAATTTGGAACTAACTGCCGCTTATGCCACTATTGCAGATGGTGGTACTTACACGCGCCCAAGATTCTATACACGTATCCTAGACCATGACGGAAACGTATTAATTGATAACACACCGGAAACCCATACTGTATTAAAAGAAACCACTGCTTTCCTACTGACAGATGCCATGAAGGACGTAGTAACTGCAGGTACTGGTGGCCGCGCTAACTTTAGCGGTATGGCAATTGCCGGAAAAACAGGTACTACCACTAAAAACAGAGATGCTCTGTTCGCCGGCTATACGCCATATTACACTTGTGTCGTATGGTGCGGATACGACGATAACAGTCCACAGAACAAATCCGGACAAACCAACACTCCAAAAATTCTTTGGAAAAATGTTATGAGTCGTATTCACGAAGGATTGGAATATAAAGACTTCACACAACCGGATGGCATTGTAACTGCAACCGTATGTAAAAAATCCGGTAAACTTGCCGTAGAAGGACTTTGTGACTGTGATCCAAGAGGAAGTATGGTAGAAACAGAATACTTTGCTGCCGGCACAGAACCTACAGAAGTGTGTGATCATCATATTAGTGCAACAATCTGTACTATTTCCGGTATGTTGGCAAATGAATTCTGTCCTGCCGAAAATCGTCAGACTAGTGTTTACATTATTGGAGGTTCCCCTGATACAGAAGACGGACCATATCTATTAACAGATACGCAAAATCAGTGTACTATACACAATGCAGCTTCCGTTATTCCACAGATTCCTTCAATAGACCCATCACCTGGTTCTAAGACGGATGACTCAGAAACGGATGGTTCAACACCAAACGCAGACCAAAGCAAACTTCCAAGTGATGATGGCAATAATTCATCGAATAACACACCTACTCATACTGGTGAAAATTAA
- the trxB gene encoding thioredoxin-disulfide reductase, with translation MIYDVIILGSGPAGLSAAIYAQRARLNTLVVEAKPLSGGQILDTYEVDNYPGMQGTSGFDLGMKFREHADALGVEFYTAQVQQVRIAGKIKEVVTDQDTLQAKSVILAMGANHRKIGVPGEEELSGMGVSYCATCDGAFFKGKTVAVVGGGDVALEDALFLARACEKVYLIHRRDEFRGAKILQEQVKQKENIEIIWNGQVKEIQGENKVEKIIVHNNIEETDAELEVQGVFIAVGIQPNSDVVKEIVALDEQGYVKAMEDTVTSQPGIFAAGDIRTKQLRQVITAAADGANAVTSVERYLIEASL, from the coding sequence ATGATATATGATGTTATTATTTTAGGAAGTGGTCCGGCGGGCTTAAGTGCTGCAATTTATGCACAAAGAGCGCGTTTAAATACATTAGTTGTGGAGGCAAAGCCTTTAAGCGGAGGACAGATTCTGGATACTTATGAAGTGGATAATTATCCTGGAATGCAAGGAACGAGTGGATTTGATTTAGGAATGAAGTTTCGCGAGCATGCAGATGCATTAGGGGTGGAGTTCTATACAGCTCAGGTTCAGCAAGTACGGATTGCAGGAAAGATAAAAGAAGTTGTGACTGATCAGGATACGCTTCAAGCGAAAAGTGTGATACTTGCCATGGGAGCAAATCATAGAAAGATTGGGGTACCGGGAGAAGAAGAACTGAGCGGTATGGGAGTCTCTTATTGTGCTACTTGCGATGGAGCGTTTTTTAAAGGGAAAACCGTTGCTGTTGTAGGGGGCGGAGATGTAGCTTTAGAGGATGCGTTGTTTTTAGCGAGAGCTTGTGAAAAAGTGTATCTTATTCATAGAAGGGATGAATTTAGGGGAGCAAAGATTCTGCAAGAGCAGGTGAAACAGAAAGAGAATATTGAGATTATCTGGAATGGGCAAGTAAAAGAGATTCAGGGAGAGAATAAGGTAGAAAAAATCATAGTGCATAATAATATAGAAGAAACAGATGCCGAATTGGAAGTGCAGGGGGTATTCATTGCAGTAGGAATTCAGCCAAATAGTGATGTGGTAAAGGAAATTGTTGCACTAGATGAACAGGGGTACGTGAAAGCGATGGAGGATACAGTAACCAGCCAACCGGGAATTTTTGCGGCAGGTGATATTCGAACAAAACAGCTTCGCCAGGTAATTACTGCGGCAGCAGATGGAGCGAATGCGGTTACTTCTGTGGAACGGTATCTGATAGAAGCATCTTTGTAG
- a CDS encoding response regulator yields the protein MKDSVLFVNRDQAEIKEFLNAMQDYTFEIDTADSGLEAAVLLRKKSYKVVITGMNLSTYDGMKLLAYLNGHCPYTACIVYTTRIDLAQLRVLVNQREVFRIFLKPVNYRGDFYNAIKDGFAYYDIREAEMEEQKILEQKQRNREDTEVQEVESPDKIEWNQMKSFIRSLVPLSVENFDISLSEEERQILTTYEQTILDYYLQEEYEACDSLEMLKARIKQEFVLNEQQQVVIETNQKLVNSKPGFYEQLHFMIWLLLTQIAEISDTYSVKIEMDFQIPFRPMIRIQASTSREEWKRYKEKKICRERTKVVTSIMESFAERYKMEITEDSIIYQVQMRTEERKKVK from the coding sequence GTAAATCGCGACCAGGCTGAAATAAAAGAATTTTTGAATGCGATGCAGGATTATACTTTTGAAATTGATACAGCGGACAGTGGCTTGGAAGCGGCAGTTTTATTACGAAAGAAGAGCTATAAAGTAGTGATTACAGGGATGAATTTGTCCACATATGATGGAATGAAATTGCTTGCATATCTGAATGGACATTGTCCTTATACGGCGTGCATTGTTTATACAACAAGGATAGATTTGGCACAGTTACGGGTATTGGTAAACCAGAGAGAAGTATTTCGAATTTTTCTAAAACCTGTGAATTATCGTGGGGATTTTTATAATGCGATCAAAGATGGATTTGCTTATTATGACATCAGGGAAGCTGAGATGGAAGAACAGAAAATCCTAGAACAGAAACAGAGAAACAGAGAAGACACAGAAGTACAAGAGGTAGAATCACCGGATAAGATAGAATGGAATCAAATGAAAAGTTTCATACGCTCATTGGTGCCTTTGAGTGTGGAGAACTTTGATATTTCTTTATCAGAGGAAGAAAGGCAGATACTTACTACATATGAGCAAACGATATTAGACTATTATCTGCAAGAAGAGTATGAAGCGTGTGATAGTCTTGAGATGTTAAAAGCAAGGATAAAGCAAGAGTTTGTTTTAAATGAACAGCAACAGGTTGTAATAGAAACGAATCAAAAGCTAGTAAATTCCAAACCGGGATTCTATGAACAATTACATTTTATGATATGGTTGTTGCTAACGCAGATAGCGGAGATATCTGATACCTATAGTGTGAAAATAGAAATGGATTTTCAGATACCATTTCGACCGATGATTCGAATACAAGCGAGTACATCTCGAGAGGAATGGAAACGATATAAAGAAAAGAAAATTTGCCGGGAGCGTACAAAAGTAGTTACTTCTATTATGGAGTCGTTTGCAGAACGGTATAAAATGGAAATAACGGAGGATTCCATTATTTATCAGGTACAGATGAGAACAGAAGAACGAAAAAAAGTAAAATAA
- a CDS encoding YitT family protein, producing the protein MDSIRSNKRSIVEAYIKIILGTGIMGLAIKCIFDPISLVTGGFTGVAILIKKLTGTVIDGGIPLWLTNLALNIPVFLVAWGVKGKKFIGRTAVATVLLSAWLYVIPQINLVNGDYILAAIFGGVLTGIGLGMIFWANATTGGTDMVSALIQIKLKHYSIAQILQVMDGIIVVIGLYVFGLQPTLYAIVTIFIVSKVTDTMLEGMKFSKAAYIITEQYEEVAQTIMKELDRGVTGLEARGMYSGDKKCMLYCVVSKKEIVSLKELVTRIDRNAFVIVGDVREVLGEGFIEYKGN; encoded by the coding sequence ATGGACAGTATTAGAAGTAACAAGAGAAGTATTGTAGAAGCATATATTAAGATTATTTTAGGAACCGGAATCATGGGACTTGCCATCAAGTGTATTTTTGATCCGATTAGTCTTGTGACGGGTGGATTTACCGGTGTAGCGATTTTGATTAAGAAATTAACAGGGACAGTTATCGATGGAGGAATTCCATTGTGGCTTACCAACCTTGCACTCAATATTCCGGTTTTTTTGGTTGCGTGGGGTGTGAAGGGGAAAAAATTCATTGGAAGGACAGCAGTTGCTACGGTGTTGCTTTCGGCATGGTTGTATGTAATTCCGCAGATTAATCTGGTAAATGGAGATTATATATTAGCGGCTATTTTTGGTGGTGTACTTACTGGTATTGGACTTGGTATGATTTTTTGGGCCAATGCTACTACCGGAGGAACTGATATGGTATCGGCGCTTATACAGATAAAACTAAAGCATTATTCTATTGCGCAGATATTGCAGGTGATGGACGGAATTATTGTGGTAATTGGGCTTTATGTATTTGGATTACAGCCTACCTTGTATGCGATTGTCACTATTTTTATTGTGTCTAAGGTAACGGATACTATGCTGGAAGGTATGAAGTTTTCAAAAGCAGCTTACATTATTACAGAGCAGTATGAAGAAGTGGCTCAAACAATTATGAAAGAATTGGATCGTGGAGTAACTGGGTTGGAAGCGCGTGGAATGTATTCCGGCGATAAGAAATGTATGTTATACTGTGTGGTTTCAAAAAAGGAAATTGTTTCTTTGAAGGAATTAGTTACTAGAATTGATCGAAATGCCTTTGTGATTGTAGGAGATGTTAGAGAGGTTTTGGGGGAAGGATTTATTGAATATAAGGGGAATTAA